The uncultured Hyphomonas sp. genome includes a region encoding these proteins:
- a CDS encoding SDR family NAD(P)-dependent oxidoreductase: MIKRFENKVAVITGAASGIGAATARLMAGDGAKVVLADISADAANALAADLGSDAMAVACDVSKEADVGALIKAAIDTHGRIDILFNNAGIGSFANTVELPPDQWEQVIAVDLHSVYYACHHAIPHMPRGSAIVNTASISGLGGDYRFAAYNAAKGAVINYTKALAIDHARDGIRVNALCPGLVETPITAGMNDMPGLPQEWHKRIPMGRGAQPEEMAKVVAFLASDDASYMTGSIVVADGGTTAHTGQPEVALFAGMPEA; this comes from the coding sequence ATGATAAAAAGATTTGAGAACAAGGTTGCCGTCATCACAGGTGCAGCCTCCGGCATCGGCGCGGCTACGGCACGCCTGATGGCAGGCGACGGCGCCAAGGTCGTGCTCGCAGACATTTCCGCGGATGCAGCAAATGCCCTTGCCGCAGACCTTGGCTCGGATGCCATGGCGGTTGCCTGCGATGTCTCGAAAGAGGCCGATGTCGGCGCGCTCATCAAGGCGGCAATCGACACTCACGGACGGATCGACATCCTGTTCAACAATGCCGGGATCGGCAGCTTCGCGAACACGGTGGAGTTGCCACCAGACCAGTGGGAACAGGTCATCGCGGTGGACCTGCACAGCGTCTACTATGCCTGTCACCACGCCATTCCTCACATGCCGCGTGGCAGCGCGATTGTGAACACCGCATCCATTTCAGGCCTGGGTGGGGACTACAGGTTTGCCGCCTACAACGCCGCCAAAGGGGCGGTGATCAATTACACGAAGGCGCTCGCCATAGACCATGCACGCGACGGCATTCGCGTGAATGCCCTCTGTCCGGGGCTCGTCGAAACGCCGATCACCGCCGGCATGAACGACATGCCCGGCCTGCCGCAGGAATGGCACAAGCGCATTCCCATGGGACGGGGGGCGCAGCCTGAGGAGATGGCGAAAGTTGTCGCTTTTCTCGCCTCGGATGATGCTTCCTACATGACCGGCTCCATCGTCGTGGCGGATGGCGGCACCACCGCCCACACAGGCCAGCCGGAAGTCGCCCTGTTCGCTGGCATGCCAGAGGCCTAG
- a CDS encoding phytochelatin synthase family protein, whose protein sequence is MRRLVSRLGYELTDARRQAPPPAAPMPLDLPPNLVSLDTAEGTRLLREADAIADYVPLSMHFVTQESPTFCGPASMTMVLNALGIARPGTSHSDQHGLFDQDNVFTRETHSITPRAVIRRFGTPLSTLGQFFEAHGVRAATVYASTVSVASFRETARRVLETSAEYIVVNYNRAEVGQLSGGHISPVAAYHADTDMFLILDVSRYKYPPFWITADELFGAMNVKTGAGITHGYVIVGRKTN, encoded by the coding sequence GTGCGACGCCTGGTATCCAGACTGGGCTATGAGCTGACCGACGCCCGCCGTCAGGCGCCGCCGCCTGCGGCGCCTATGCCGCTCGACCTGCCGCCGAACCTCGTATCGCTCGACACGGCGGAAGGCACGCGCCTGCTCCGCGAGGCTGATGCCATTGCGGATTATGTCCCGCTCAGCATGCACTTCGTCACGCAGGAGTCGCCAACCTTCTGCGGCCCGGCCAGCATGACCATGGTGCTGAACGCACTGGGGATTGCCCGTCCCGGCACTTCGCATTCAGACCAGCACGGCCTGTTTGATCAGGACAATGTGTTTACGCGCGAAACCCACAGCATCACACCGCGCGCGGTTATCCGCCGCTTCGGCACACCGCTCTCGACGCTCGGCCAGTTCTTCGAAGCGCATGGCGTGCGCGCGGCAACGGTCTATGCCAGCACGGTCTCGGTCGCATCATTCCGCGAGACAGCGCGCCGGGTCCTCGAAACCTCGGCAGAGTACATTGTGGTAAACTACAATCGCGCCGAAGTCGGACAATTGTCAGGCGGGCACATTTCCCCCGTCGCCGCGTATCATGCGGACACGGACATGTTCCTCATCCTGGATGTGTCCCGCTACAAATACCCGCCCTTCTGGATCACGGCCGATGAACTCTTCGGCGCCATGAACGTGAAGACCGGCGCAGGCATCACCCACGGCTATGTCATCGTCGGCAGAAAGACGAACTGA
- a CDS encoding OmpA family protein: protein MSYETVDGEEKARVTRSRRIVRRDDHLPFVPFGVIPLAGLGLLFLIAIGPFAFGVQSATKRAVAEALAANGMDWARTSVSGQSVTISGEPASGAEAHKARMIAKEAASATPFGLARPATRVTVPQGPYKARPETRDEEETAAVAPLQDVTDDAAAAPSWHFTITNSVLTLTGAMPDQATKDTVVRHAFNKISPPYITGVDDQLEIAGVEPPAGYIQVAMRGVNTISKCDTGQAAFEQGRFSLRCELPESEAAAVRRDANASMPLGTVGKVDILPHEAVITCEAELSDLLMDARIEFDSSSSVIDASSNALLDAVAAAVRRCPGTLRIEGHTDSTGPEDDNETLSRNRALAVRNALVARNLDPQRLIAEGYGATRPIAGNTTPEGRARNRRIEIRVVRASE from the coding sequence GTGAGCTATGAAACCGTCGACGGGGAAGAGAAGGCGCGCGTGACGCGCTCGCGCCGCATTGTCCGTAGAGACGATCATTTGCCTTTTGTCCCGTTTGGTGTGATCCCGCTCGCTGGTCTCGGCTTGTTGTTCCTGATTGCCATCGGCCCGTTTGCCTTCGGCGTGCAGAGTGCGACCAAGCGTGCGGTGGCGGAAGCGCTGGCCGCCAATGGCATGGATTGGGCGCGGACATCCGTCAGCGGACAATCTGTCACCATCTCCGGCGAACCGGCCTCCGGCGCAGAAGCGCACAAGGCGCGGATGATCGCGAAGGAAGCCGCCTCGGCAACGCCTTTCGGGCTGGCGCGTCCGGCCACGCGCGTGACGGTACCGCAGGGGCCGTACAAGGCCCGGCCCGAGACGCGCGATGAGGAGGAAACCGCCGCTGTCGCCCCCTTGCAGGACGTGACCGACGATGCTGCTGCCGCGCCGTCCTGGCATTTCACCATCACCAACAGCGTACTGACGCTGACCGGCGCGATGCCGGACCAGGCCACGAAGGACACGGTCGTGCGCCATGCCTTCAACAAGATTTCTCCCCCATACATCACCGGCGTCGATGACCAGCTGGAAATCGCAGGAGTCGAGCCTCCCGCCGGTTACATCCAGGTGGCGATGCGCGGCGTGAACACGATCTCGAAGTGCGACACCGGCCAGGCCGCGTTCGAGCAGGGGCGGTTCAGCCTGCGCTGCGAACTGCCGGAATCCGAGGCCGCCGCGGTCCGACGTGACGCGAATGCGTCGATGCCGCTGGGTACGGTCGGCAAGGTCGATATCCTGCCACATGAAGCGGTCATCACCTGTGAGGCGGAACTTTCCGATTTACTCATGGATGCGCGCATCGAGTTCGACTCCTCAAGTTCCGTGATCGATGCTTCCAGCAATGCGCTGCTGGATGCTGTTGCGGCAGCGGTGCGGCGATGCCCCGGCACGCTGCGGATTGAAGGCCATACGGACTCCACCGGACCGGAAGACGACAACGAAACTCTGAGCCGCAACCGGGCGCTGGCGGTGCGCAATGCGCTGGTCGCCCGCAATCTCGACCCCCAGCGCCTGATCGCCGAAGGCTATGGCGCAACCCGTCCGATCGCCGGAAACACCACGCCGGAGGGGCGCGCGCGCAACCGCCGGATCGAGATCCGCGTCGTGCGGGCGTCCGAATGA
- a CDS encoding amidohydrolase family protein yields the protein MKHALMGAGVVLATAALAACASPPAPVPLTGDLLIRDVRTIGFEGETPAIREHAFVLVKDGKILAVRDTADGFSALETVEGGGQTMVPGLTDMHVHVWDEAELGAYLSWGVTRVRNMSGLSFHLPLAKRIEAGEVMGPHLVTTGPILNSPGPNAQINHQMVQTADEARAAVAWQAEAGFERIKVYSNLTRPAYEAIIEEAAARGMPVSGHTPEGAREDGMPDEKPFDISFEEVLADRFETIEHIESIVWHGLRDRHDEDAARALAWKIAAAGVPVTSTLLAHRNLLLVAETAGAAVTRPGTELLNTVEQQTEAENFAFWSAQDPAAPAEYAAFYARVAKIFQEEGVTLLAGTDSGIFTNIPGKSLGEELVLLSEAGIAPYDVLRSATYSPSVVLGTAGQDGCVEVGCAADLVLLPCDPLADIGCVSEPAGLVYRGAWLDRAALDGLRQASAEQNVDRTMANVFGGLAEYGVDVSVLAGE from the coding sequence ATGAAGCATGCCTTGATGGGGGCTGGTGTGGTGCTGGCCACTGCGGCGCTTGCGGCCTGCGCCTCTCCGCCAGCGCCGGTGCCGCTCACCGGAGATTTGCTGATTCGTGATGTGCGGACGATTGGGTTTGAGGGGGAGACGCCTGCGATCCGCGAGCATGCCTTTGTTCTCGTGAAGGATGGGAAGATCCTGGCTGTCCGCGATACGGCTGACGGCTTCTCCGCGCTGGAGACTGTAGAGGGGGGCGGGCAAACCATGGTGCCCGGCCTCACCGATATGCACGTGCATGTCTGGGACGAGGCGGAACTCGGTGCTTACCTTTCCTGGGGCGTGACGCGGGTGCGAAACATGTCCGGCCTATCCTTCCACCTGCCGCTGGCAAAGCGGATCGAGGCAGGGGAGGTGATGGGACCGCATCTCGTCACGACCGGCCCGATCCTGAACAGCCCCGGCCCGAATGCGCAGATCAATCACCAGATGGTCCAAACGGCAGACGAGGCGCGCGCCGCAGTCGCGTGGCAGGCCGAGGCCGGGTTCGAGCGGATCAAGGTCTATTCCAACCTGACGCGCCCGGCCTATGAGGCGATCATCGAAGAGGCTGCTGCGCGCGGCATGCCCGTGTCCGGCCACACGCCGGAAGGTGCGCGCGAAGACGGCATGCCGGACGAAAAGCCTTTCGACATCAGCTTCGAAGAGGTTCTGGCCGACCGGTTCGAAACCATTGAACACATCGAATCCATCGTCTGGCATGGCCTGCGTGACCGCCATGATGAGGATGCCGCCCGGGCACTTGCGTGGAAGATCGCGGCAGCGGGCGTGCCGGTGACGTCCACCTTGCTGGCGCACCGCAACCTCCTGCTTGTGGCGGAAACGGCGGGCGCTGCGGTAACCCGTCCGGGAACGGAGCTCCTGAACACGGTGGAGCAGCAAACGGAAGCGGAGAATTTCGCCTTCTGGTCGGCGCAGGATCCTGCCGCGCCTGCGGAATATGCGGCCTTCTATGCCCGCGTCGCGAAAATCTTTCAGGAAGAGGGCGTGACCCTGCTGGCCGGTACGGATTCCGGCATCTTCACGAACATTCCCGGCAAGTCGCTCGGCGAAGAACTGGTCCTCCTCAGCGAGGCAGGAATTGCGCCTTACGACGTGCTGCGGTCGGCAACCTATTCGCCGTCGGTCGTGCTGGGCACGGCGGGGCAGGATGGTTGTGTCGAGGTGGGGTGCGCAGCGGACCTCGTGCTTTTGCCGTGCGACCCGCTGGCGGACATCGGCTGCGTGAGCGAACCTGCGGGCCTCGTCTACCGCGGCGCGTGGCTCGACCGGGCGGCGCTGGATGGCCTGCGTCAGGCCTCGGCGGAACAGAATGTTGACCGGACGATGGCAAACGTGTTCGGCGGACTGGCCGAGTATGGCGTCGATGTGAGTGTGCTGGCAGGCGAATAG
- the xseA gene encoding exodeoxyribonuclease VII large subunit produces MSEAPASNDPALSVSDLAASLKRTIETNYDHVVVRGELGRVTIARSGHMYCDLKDDKAVLNTVMWKGQVDRLPFRPEEGLEVIATGKLSIYAGRSNYQMIASSMRPAGAGALMALLEERKKKLAAEGLFAAEHKKQLPFLPRTIGVVTSPTGAVIRDILHRIRDRFPVRVIVWPALVQGDQAAAQVTAGIRGFNAMTGADRPDVLIVARGGGSIEDLWPFNEEIVVRAAFESEIPLISAVGHETDTTLIDYVSDARAPTPTGAAEIAVPVRQELLLQTGEAGERLKRALSRRTGQAKDQLSAARLPRPETLLQTKRQRLDYAAATLPRAALALTQKARVRLSRLTISPASLRSEIRTSKQRLRDVAVRARPALTRLMQQRETALANQGKLLETLSYQSTLKRGYALVRDGDGKLVRSAGPAASAASLKISFADGDVTAVPSGSSGPPPAPASKPPKARPKGQQGSLF; encoded by the coding sequence ATGTCTGAAGCCCCCGCCTCCAACGATCCCGCCCTCAGCGTCTCCGATCTCGCTGCCAGCCTGAAGCGGACGATCGAGACGAATTACGACCATGTCGTCGTGCGCGGGGAACTCGGCCGGGTCACCATCGCCCGCTCCGGCCACATGTATTGCGACCTGAAGGACGACAAGGCCGTGCTGAACACGGTGATGTGGAAAGGCCAGGTCGACCGGCTGCCCTTCCGCCCGGAAGAAGGCCTCGAAGTAATCGCGACCGGCAAGCTGTCGATCTATGCGGGCCGATCGAACTACCAGATGATCGCCTCGTCCATGCGGCCTGCCGGTGCCGGGGCGCTGATGGCCCTGCTGGAGGAGCGGAAGAAAAAGCTCGCCGCCGAAGGCCTCTTCGCAGCCGAGCACAAGAAGCAGCTCCCCTTCCTGCCGCGCACCATCGGCGTGGTGACCAGCCCGACCGGCGCCGTCATCCGCGATATCCTGCACCGCATCCGCGACCGCTTCCCGGTGCGTGTCATCGTGTGGCCCGCGCTGGTTCAGGGCGATCAGGCCGCCGCGCAGGTGACAGCGGGCATCAGGGGCTTTAACGCCATGACCGGCGCCGACCGCCCGGACGTATTGATCGTCGCCCGCGGCGGCGGCTCGATCGAGGATCTCTGGCCGTTCAACGAGGAAATCGTCGTCCGCGCCGCCTTCGAAAGCGAGATCCCGTTGATCTCCGCCGTCGGCCACGAGACCGACACGACGCTGATAGACTATGTCTCCGATGCCCGCGCACCAACGCCGACAGGCGCCGCCGAGATCGCCGTGCCGGTACGCCAGGAATTGCTGCTTCAGACCGGTGAAGCGGGCGAGCGCCTGAAGCGCGCCCTCTCCCGCCGGACCGGACAGGCGAAGGACCAGCTCTCCGCCGCGCGCCTGCCGCGACCGGAAACCCTGCTGCAGACCAAACGCCAGAGGCTGGACTATGCCGCCGCCACATTGCCGCGCGCCGCCCTCGCCCTGACGCAGAAAGCCCGCGTCCGGCTCTCGCGCCTGACCATCAGCCCCGCCAGCCTGCGCAGCGAAATTCGCACCTCGAAGCAGCGCCTGCGCGATGTCGCCGTGCGTGCGCGGCCCGCGCTGACGCGCCTGATGCAGCAACGCGAAACCGCCCTCGCCAATCAGGGCAAGCTGCTGGAGACCCTGTCCTACCAGTCGACGCTGAAGCGCGGCTATGCGTTGGTGCGGGATGGAGACGGCAAACTCGTCCGCTCCGCCGGACCGGCCGCCAGCGCTGCCAGCCTGAAGATCAGCTTCGCCGATGGTGATGTCACCGCAGTGCCCAGCGGATCGTCCGGCCCACCCCCGGCCCCTGCCTCGAAACCGCCCAAGGCCAGACCAAAAGGCCAGCAGGGTTCGCTTTTCTAA
- the cysE gene encoding serine O-acetyltransferase has protein sequence MPENPDIGAPPPAWKRLRFEAAAAAADEPSLAGYINAAILAHDSLCDALSYHLAEKIGDSTIGTQQVRDILSDACDSHDELVEKAEADMMAVLERDPACRGLLQPFLFFKGFQALQTHRIANVLWREGRETLAFHFQSRASELFGVDIHPAARIGKGVMLDHATDITIGETTVVGDGCSILQGVTLGGTGKEVGDRHPKIGRGVLVSVGAKVLGNIHIGDEAKIAAGSVVLKDVPAHCTVAGVPAKIVSGPSCCQPARTMDQSLPDAADS, from the coding sequence ATGCCAGAAAATCCCGACATCGGCGCCCCGCCGCCCGCGTGGAAACGCCTTCGCTTCGAAGCTGCTGCCGCTGCTGCAGATGAGCCTTCACTGGCCGGCTATATCAATGCCGCGATCCTGGCCCATGACTCGCTGTGCGATGCGCTGTCCTATCACCTGGCTGAAAAGATCGGCGACTCCACCATCGGCACCCAGCAGGTGCGCGATATCCTGTCGGACGCCTGCGACTCCCATGACGAGCTGGTCGAGAAGGCAGAGGCCGACATGATGGCCGTTCTGGAGCGCGACCCAGCCTGCCGCGGCCTGCTCCAGCCCTTTCTGTTCTTCAAGGGCTTCCAGGCTCTTCAGACGCACCGCATCGCCAATGTACTGTGGCGTGAAGGCCGCGAGACGCTGGCCTTCCATTTCCAGTCCCGCGCCTCCGAACTGTTCGGCGTCGACATCCATCCGGCGGCCCGGATCGGCAAGGGCGTCATGCTGGACCACGCAACCGACATAACCATCGGTGAAACGACGGTCGTCGGCGATGGCTGTTCCATCCTTCAGGGCGTGACGCTCGGCGGGACCGGCAAGGAAGTCGGCGACCGCCACCCGAAGATCGGGCGCGGCGTGCTGGTGTCCGTCGGCGCGAAAGTGCTGGGCAATATCCACATTGGCGACGAAGCCAAGATCGCGGCCGGTTCGGTTGTCCTGAAGGACGTTCCGGCGCACTGCACCGTGGCAGGGGTTCCGGCGAAGATCGTTTCCGGCCCGTCCTGCTGCCAGCCGGCCAGGACGATGGACCAGTCGCTGCCGGACGCTGCCGACAGCTGA
- a CDS encoding DUF3126 family protein encodes MNREETLRLEAYLKEKLNPGLRLLPRDKTDDSVEVYLGAEFIAVVYKDVDEGETSYQFQMTVLEEDING; translated from the coding sequence ATGAACCGCGAAGAAACGCTCCGCCTCGAAGCCTATCTCAAAGAGAAGCTGAATCCCGGCCTGCGCCTGCTGCCGCGCGACAAGACGGACGATTCTGTCGAGGTCTATCTCGGCGCCGAATTCATTGCCGTCGTCTACAAGGACGTCGATGAGGGCGAGACATCCTACCAGTTCCAGATGACCGTGCTGGAAGAAGACATCAACGGCTAA
- a CDS encoding SUMF1/EgtB/PvdO family nonheme iron enzyme: MLRLLLLGIAGFFAMLSAQADTAPPPRYALVIGNSDYQQRGWQLANPANDAQLMATSLADVGFQVDLVLNASEDRMEEAFAAHGARLKAGGKGAVGLIYYAGHGVQSQGLNYLVPVDANARSEQDIWRQAPRLGDALRYVEDAGNAVNFVILDACRDNPLPSATRSAAGGLAEVKPARGLLISYSTAPGFVAYDGDGENSAFAIALAQTLSQQNLIAEQVFKRVADSVNAATGGLQTPFYNSGLTGADFCFAGCSGAPAPAPTVISDSVLSTRLPAGTRSTASTGEAPVAGPAASPAVGTVSGLVRQGAFAAAANGGPVEARRFKDCTDCPQMVAIPAGSFLMGSPESEPERKDTEGPQWEPQVAMFAASEKEINWADIDACIAAGGCAGNAAQAQTRSDRWRRSAMPAINITWWEAMDYVRWLNEQVDGEPYRLLNEAEWEYAARAGTTTAFNTGDYLTDKDANFNAGGRQYNGGPKGKWPRQPMPVGSYPPNVFGLYDMHGNAAEWVADCWSHDYLGRIGKAEAEPGAEKCSRALRGGSWEKVPSYVRSAVRDAYPPGGRDDAIGFRVARDPDPS, encoded by the coding sequence ATGCTTCGCCTATTACTGCTTGGAATTGCAGGTTTTTTCGCCATGCTATCCGCGCAGGCCGACACGGCCCCGCCGCCGCGCTATGCGTTGGTCATCGGAAATTCTGACTACCAGCAGCGGGGATGGCAGCTCGCCAATCCCGCAAATGATGCCCAATTGATGGCCACCTCCCTGGCCGATGTCGGCTTTCAGGTCGATCTTGTCCTCAATGCCAGCGAAGACCGGATGGAGGAGGCATTCGCCGCCCATGGTGCGCGCCTGAAGGCTGGCGGCAAGGGCGCGGTGGGCCTGATCTATTATGCCGGGCACGGCGTGCAGTCCCAGGGGCTGAACTATCTCGTGCCGGTGGATGCGAATGCCCGCTCCGAACAGGACATCTGGCGGCAGGCGCCGCGCCTCGGCGATGCGCTGCGCTATGTCGAGGATGCGGGCAACGCCGTGAACTTCGTGATCCTCGATGCCTGCCGGGACAATCCGCTGCCGAGCGCAACGCGAAGTGCAGCTGGCGGGCTGGCAGAGGTGAAGCCCGCGCGGGGGCTGTTGATCTCCTATTCCACGGCGCCCGGCTTTGTTGCCTATGACGGCGATGGCGAGAACTCTGCCTTTGCGATCGCGCTGGCGCAGACGCTGAGCCAGCAGAATCTGATCGCGGAACAGGTGTTCAAGCGGGTGGCCGACAGCGTGAACGCGGCGACCGGCGGGTTGCAGACACCGTTCTACAATTCCGGCCTGACCGGCGCGGATTTCTGCTTTGCCGGATGTAGCGGTGCCCCGGCGCCTGCGCCGACGGTGATCTCGGACTCCGTTCTCTCCACCCGCCTGCCGGCCGGCACGCGCTCCACCGCGTCGACCGGTGAAGCCCCCGTCGCAGGACCGGCAGCCTCGCCTGCCGTGGGCACCGTGTCCGGCCTGGTGCGCCAGGGTGCCTTCGCAGCGGCGGCCAATGGCGGCCCGGTCGAAGCGCGCAGGTTCAAGGACTGCACCGACTGCCCGCAAATGGTGGCTATTCCTGCAGGCAGCTTCCTCATGGGCTCTCCGGAGAGCGAGCCGGAGCGCAAGGACACCGAAGGCCCACAATGGGAGCCGCAGGTCGCGATGTTCGCTGCCTCGGAAAAGGAAATCAACTGGGCCGATATCGATGCCTGCATCGCCGCAGGCGGTTGCGCGGGCAATGCGGCGCAAGCGCAAACCCGCTCCGACCGCTGGAGGCGCAGCGCCATGCCCGCCATCAACATCACCTGGTGGGAAGCGATGGATTATGTCCGCTGGCTGAACGAGCAGGTGGACGGTGAGCCCTATCGCCTGCTGAACGAGGCCGAGTGGGAATACGCCGCCCGCGCAGGCACGACGACGGCCTTCAATACCGGCGACTACCTCACCGACAAGGACGCGAACTTCAATGCCGGCGGGCGCCAGTACAATGGCGGGCCGAAAGGGAAATGGCCGCGCCAGCCGATGCCTGTCGGGTCTTATCCGCCGAACGTCTTCGGCCTCTACGACATGCATGGCAATGCCGCCGAATGGGTCGCTGATTGCTGGAGCCATGACTATCTGGGCCGCATCGGCAAGGCTGAGGCCGAGCCGGGCGCGGAGAAATGTTCCCGTGCGTTGCGGGGCGGCAGCTGGGAGAAGGTCCCGTCCTATGTCCGCTCCGCCGTGCGCGATGCGTACCCGCCGGGCGGGCGTGACGATGCGATTGGCTTCCGGGTGGCGCGGGATCCTGATCCGTCATGA
- a CDS encoding zinc-binding dehydrogenase, which produces MRALTLQGKSFRITDLPDPSPAAGQLLVQPLFNGICGSDLSLRKQMAELADATPPEAQNQLPIIVPGHEFSARVVGIAPGTETSLKVGDRVTGLPFTHSHGGPACIGLSPFHSGGLATLSCIDATRTFRVPDGIPDDLAALTEPLSVGLHAVNLANRNDGPNMVIGCGPVGLAVILALKIAGRGPVLAADFSAERRAVAANLGADIVLDPATDSPYERWSDLGHTPALMSPLLERDFRGQPHGLNIFECTGAPGVMGQIIQSAPAHSHIIVVGVCPHDEKITPLEGITRELTLEFSFAYRPEEFGTALHLIETHTDLAGRLITSRQPLASTEAAFDALAKDPHEIKILIDPNA; this is translated from the coding sequence ATGCGCGCGCTCACCCTGCAGGGAAAATCCTTCCGCATCACGGACCTTCCCGATCCGTCTCCCGCCGCTGGCCAGCTTCTGGTACAGCCGCTCTTCAACGGAATCTGCGGCAGCGATCTCAGCCTGCGCAAGCAGATGGCGGAACTGGCCGATGCCACGCCACCCGAAGCGCAGAACCAGCTCCCCATCATCGTGCCCGGCCATGAGTTCTCGGCCCGGGTTGTCGGCATCGCTCCGGGCACGGAAACATCGCTCAAGGTTGGCGACCGGGTGACCGGTCTGCCTTTCACGCACAGCCATGGCGGCCCGGCCTGTATCGGCCTCTCGCCCTTCCACAGCGGCGGGCTCGCCACGCTGTCCTGTATCGATGCGACACGCACATTCCGCGTGCCGGACGGCATTCCGGACGACCTTGCCGCACTGACGGAGCCACTATCTGTCGGCCTGCATGCGGTAAACCTCGCAAACCGGAACGACGGCCCGAACATGGTGATCGGTTGCGGCCCGGTTGGCCTGGCCGTGATCCTGGCATTGAAGATTGCCGGGCGCGGGCCGGTCCTCGCCGCGGACTTCTCTGCCGAACGCCGCGCTGTCGCGGCCAACCTTGGCGCCGACATCGTGCTCGACCCGGCCACCGACAGCCCATACGAGCGCTGGAGCGATCTTGGCCACACGCCAGCTTTGATGTCCCCGCTGCTGGAGCGGGATTTCCGCGGCCAGCCGCACGGGCTCAACATTTTCGAATGCACCGGCGCCCCCGGTGTGATGGGCCAGATCATCCAGTCCGCCCCGGCGCATTCGCACATCATTGTCGTCGGTGTCTGCCCCCATGACGAGAAGATCACCCCGCTGGAAGGGATTACGCGGGAACTGACACTGGAGTTCAGCTTCGCCTATCGACCGGAGGAATTCGGCACTGCGCTGCACCTGATCGAGACCCATACCGACCTGGCCGGCCGCCTGATCACCAGCCGCCAGCCATTGGCGAGCACCGAGGCAGCCTTCGACGCGCTCGCCAAAGATCCTCACGAAATCAAGATCCTGATCGACCCGAACGCCTGA
- the purD gene encoding phosphoribosylamine--glycine ligase, whose product MNILLIGSGGREHALAWKMAQSPLVDVVHSTPGNPGMDEVGPCFDVSATDIENLVKLTLQVEPDLVVVGPEAPLAEGLADVLRARGFDVFGPSQEAAQLEASKSFSKGRMTAYGVPTAAYGEFTEPGLAKAFLRKMQAPYVLKADGLAGGKGVVIAETLDDADAAVDEMLGGRFGDASATLVIEEFMHGEEASVFVISDGEGAIYLPAAQDHKRVGDGDTGVNTGGMGAYAPAPVVTDEIMTRVKREIAEPMLKGMAKDGMPYQGVLYIGIMVTDEGPKVVEFNARFGDPECQVLMKGLKGDIVPALLASATGGLKGNEEAFEALLELDGFEPTATVVMAMAGYPGKVETGSVIKHVGKANDLPGVHVFHAGTDRNDLGMLTSNGGRVLNVTASGKTLREAIDRAYAGVDIIDWPEGFCRRDIGWRALERG is encoded by the coding sequence ATGAATATTCTTCTCATCGGATCGGGTGGCCGCGAGCATGCGCTGGCCTGGAAAATGGCTCAGTCACCGCTGGTGGACGTGGTGCATTCAACGCCGGGAAATCCCGGCATGGACGAAGTCGGCCCGTGCTTCGACGTTAGCGCGACGGACATCGAGAACCTTGTAAAACTTACACTTCAGGTGGAACCAGACCTCGTTGTGGTGGGCCCTGAGGCACCGCTGGCCGAGGGACTGGCAGATGTGTTGCGGGCGCGCGGATTCGATGTCTTCGGGCCGAGCCAGGAAGCGGCGCAACTCGAAGCCTCAAAATCTTTTTCCAAGGGCCGGATGACAGCCTATGGCGTGCCGACCGCGGCTTATGGCGAATTCACGGAGCCTGGGCTGGCAAAAGCCTTTTTGCGCAAAATGCAGGCACCTTACGTGCTGAAGGCCGACGGGCTGGCCGGCGGCAAGGGCGTCGTGATCGCCGAAACGCTGGACGATGCAGACGCCGCCGTGGACGAAATGCTGGGCGGCCGCTTTGGCGACGCCTCCGCCACGCTGGTGATCGAGGAGTTCATGCATGGCGAGGAAGCCAGCGTGTTCGTGATCTCCGATGGCGAAGGCGCGATCTACCTGCCCGCCGCGCAGGACCACAAGCGCGTTGGCGATGGCGATACCGGCGTGAACACGGGCGGCATGGGCGCCTATGCCCCGGCGCCGGTGGTGACGGATGAAATCATGACGCGCGTGAAGCGCGAGATCGCCGAGCCGATGCTGAAGGGAATGGCCAAGGACGGCATGCCGTATCAGGGCGTGCTCTATATCGGCATCATGGTGACGGACGAGGGCCCGAAAGTGGTGGAGTTCAACGCCCGCTTCGGCGACCCGGAATGCCAGGTGCTGATGAAAGGCCTGAAGGGCGACATCGTCCCGGCATTGCTTGCCTCGGCGACCGGTGGTCTGAAAGGCAATGAAGAGGCCTTCGAGGCGCTGCTGGAGCTGGACGGGTTCGAGCCGACCGCGACGGTCGTGATGGCCATGGCCGGCTATCCTGGCAAGGTGGAGACGGGCTCGGTGATCAAGCATGTCGGCAAGGCGAACGACCTGCCGGGCGTGCACGTCTTCCATGCGGGCACGGACCGGAACGATCTGGGCATGCTGACGTCGAATGGCGGACGTGTGCTGAACGTCACGGCCAGCGGCAAGACACTGCGCGAAGCGATCGACCGGGCCTATGCGGGCGTCGACATCATCGACTGGCCGGAAGGTTTCTGCCGCCGTGATATCGGCTGGCGCGCGCTGGAACGGGGCTGA